A genomic segment from bacterium encodes:
- a CDS encoding aminotransferase class III-fold pyridoxal phosphate-dependent enzyme, with protein sequence LPVGAFGGRREIMQRLAPLGPVYQAGTLSGNPVAMAAGLATLEIIEHENVYARLEHKAEQFETALRNRLDLAHYDAGLTRVGSIFWFWFGGGRAPENPSQIHPGAAERYKQVFHHALAHGVYLAPSAYEVGFIATAHDAESLRTAVDVIAEGIVKSK encoded by the coding sequence CTGCCGGTGGGAGCGTTCGGCGGACGCCGGGAGATCATGCAGAGACTTGCGCCGCTGGGGCCGGTCTATCAGGCCGGGACTTTGTCCGGCAACCCGGTGGCGATGGCCGCCGGCCTGGCGACCCTCGAGATCATCGAGCATGAGAATGTCTATGCCCGTCTCGAGCACAAGGCCGAACAATTCGAAACCGCGCTGCGTAACCGTCTTGACCTGGCCCACTACGATGCCGGGCTGACACGGGTGGGGTCGATCTTCTGGTTCTGGTTTGGCGGCGGCAGGGCGCCGGAGAACCCGTCGCAGATTCACCCCGGCGCGGCCGAGCGGTACAAGCAGGTTTTCCATCATGCGCTGGCGCATGGTGTCTACCTGGCGCCGTCGGCCTATGAGGTCGGCTTCATCGCCACGGCGCATGACGCCGAGTCGCTGCGGACCGCGGTTGACGTGATCGCGGAGGGAATTGTCAAATCGAAGTAG